From the Leucobacter tenebrionis genome, one window contains:
- a CDS encoding 2Fe-2S iron-sulfur cluster-binding protein: protein MTADRELSFTFEGRSVTAREGQSIAGALRATGRRTLSRGVKYHRPRGYTCGFGACGDCPLKIDGMPATVSCTTPVRGGEVVRREGGFPNAGFDLLRAADLMRPFLKAGFQFKLFARQPRLSKLAGAVLGALAGGGRAPSAEAVARATGIRVSERETDLLVIGGGASGLAAALAAADTGASVLLVDHELLGGRSRVRTEPIRVGDTERRPSEIVGDLLRRAADHPGIEVLRGSAIGLIDGLVPVVEAGGEARHDVRAAAIVLATGSYEVPILVPGHDLPGVVLADGALRLAALEGVRPGRRAVVIDGDPRAAAVAEELGRFGVEVVARVPARQVVRVTGWSRATGVLIREGDHGSGSAPRSRPRRVRADLICVVGPRRPAEELALHAAYGDAGSHERVVSDAAVGLAGDRVAVVGSARGEAGYSLEAVAAEGTRIAGVALRERRSGGHDPAHTTSGSQAEVFGTTE, encoded by the coding sequence ATGACGGCCGACCGAGAGCTGAGCTTCACCTTCGAGGGACGCAGCGTGACCGCACGCGAGGGCCAATCGATCGCAGGCGCTCTGCGGGCGACGGGCCGGCGCACGCTGTCGCGGGGCGTCAAGTACCACCGTCCGCGTGGTTACACCTGCGGCTTCGGGGCGTGCGGCGACTGCCCGCTCAAGATCGATGGCATGCCCGCGACGGTGTCGTGCACCACGCCGGTGCGGGGAGGCGAGGTCGTGCGGCGAGAGGGCGGCTTCCCGAATGCGGGCTTCGACCTCCTGCGCGCGGCGGATCTGATGCGTCCATTCCTGAAAGCGGGATTCCAGTTCAAGCTGTTCGCCCGGCAGCCCCGGCTGTCGAAGCTCGCTGGCGCTGTGCTCGGCGCGCTCGCCGGGGGCGGCCGTGCGCCGAGCGCTGAGGCGGTCGCGCGTGCCACCGGCATCCGCGTCTCGGAGCGGGAGACCGACCTGCTCGTGATCGGCGGCGGCGCGAGCGGACTGGCGGCCGCGCTCGCAGCCGCCGACACGGGCGCGAGCGTGCTGCTTGTCGATCACGAGCTTCTCGGTGGCAGGAGCCGCGTCCGCACGGAACCGATCCGGGTCGGAGACACCGAGAGACGCCCTTCGGAGATCGTGGGTGACCTGCTCCGTCGTGCGGCGGATCATCCCGGCATCGAGGTGCTGCGCGGCTCGGCGATCGGTCTTATCGACGGCCTCGTCCCCGTCGTGGAGGCGGGCGGGGAAGCACGTCACGACGTGCGCGCCGCAGCCATCGTGCTCGCGACGGGCAGCTACGAGGTTCCGATCCTCGTGCCCGGTCACGATCTCCCCGGAGTCGTTCTCGCCGACGGCGCACTGCGCCTCGCGGCCCTGGAGGGGGTGCGGCCTGGCAGACGCGCGGTCGTGATCGACGGCGATCCTCGCGCCGCCGCCGTGGCGGAGGAGCTCGGCCGATTCGGTGTCGAGGTCGTGGCGCGGGTTCCCGCCCGGCAGGTGGTGCGGGTGACGGGCTGGTCGCGCGCGACCGGCGTCCTGATCCGTGAGGGGGATCACGGGTCCGGATCTGCCCCTCGCTCCAGGCCCCGTCGCGTCCGCGCGGATCTTATATGCGTGGTCGGCCCGCGCCGGCCGGCGGAGGAGCTCGCGCTCCACGCAGCCTACGGCGACGCGGGATCCCACGAGCGGGTCGTCTCGGACGCCGCGGTCGGCCTCGCCGGCGACCGCGTCGCGGTGGTCGGCTCGGCGCGCGGAGAAGCGGGCTACTCCCTGGAAGCGGTCGCCGCGGAGGGGACCCGGATCGCGGGCGTCGCGCTCCGCGAACGCCGCTCTGGCGGGCATGATCCTGCCCACACGACTTCCGGTTCGCAGGCAGAAGTCTTCGGCACAACGGAGTGA